In Acinetobacter sp. C32I, one genomic interval encodes:
- the efp gene encoding elongation factor P yields the protein MAYYSTNDFKAGLKVMLDGNPCSIMENEYVKPGKGQAFNRVKLRNLRSGKVLEKTFKSGDSLEAADIVEVEMDYLYNDGEMWNFMDPVSFEQIAADKTAMGDASKWLKDDSNEKCTIMLFNGVPLTVSPPNFVVLKIVETDPGVRGDTSGGGGKPAKLETGAVVRVPLFVQQEESVRVDTRTGDYLERA from the coding sequence ATGGCCTATTATTCTACAAATGATTTTAAAGCAGGCCTTAAGGTTATGCTTGATGGCAACCCATGTTCAATCATGGAAAATGAATATGTAAAACCAGGTAAGGGTCAAGCATTTAACCGTGTGAAATTACGTAACCTTCGCTCTGGTAAAGTATTAGAAAAAACTTTCAAGTCAGGTGACTCTTTAGAAGCAGCTGATATTGTAGAAGTAGAAATGGATTACCTCTACAACGATGGCGAAATGTGGAACTTCATGGATCCTGTATCTTTTGAGCAAATCGCTGCTGATAAAACAGCTATGGGTGATGCTTCGAAATGGTTAAAAGACGATTCTAATGAAAAATGTACGATCATGTTATTCAATGGCGTACCTTTGACTGTAAGCCCACCGAACTTCGTTGTGCTCAAAATTGTTGAGACTGATCCAGGTGTACGTGGTGATACTTCTGGCGGTGGCGGTAAGCCTGCGAAACTTGAAACAGGTGCAGTTGTACGTGTTCCATTGTTCGTACAGCAAGAAGAAAGTGTTCGTGTAGACACGCGTACTGGTGACTACCTAGAACGTGCATAA